In Maniola jurtina chromosome 19, ilManJurt1.1, whole genome shotgun sequence, the genomic stretch CAACAATGCGAGCGAGCGAGATAACGTATACGAGAGACGTAGCGAGAGAGCGGGAGGAACGCATTTCATTAGAGTGCACAGATAAATACCATcgtatttttacggaaatcagctaatcactacccatattaaaactagctgatgcccgcagcttcgcccgcgtggattggtcagatcccctgcagcatcaggattgaggagttggactccaaattttttataaaacaatgtcgcaaagttcctctatcgattaaaaaagaaatgacgcaaatcggttcagaaatctcggagatttcggtgtacataggtagaaaaacataactccctttttgaaagtcggttaaaaaagtagcctatgttactccctggtcaattttctacttgtctgtgaaaatcccgtcaaaatcggttcagccgttcccaagattagccttttcaaacagacagacagacaaaaattttaaaaacgtgtgattcagttatagtatcgttcaaataaccatctgaccttaatatgcggtagttatttcgaaattacagacagacactccaatttaatttattagtatagatgccaaagtgtgttggtttgtccttcaatgacgtaccaacagagcaacggatcaacgtgattttttgcttaggtatagttgaagacctggagagtgatataggctacaatttatcccaaaaaaaatcacgagttcccatgggatttttaaaaacttaaatccacgcggacaaaagacgcgggaatcagctagtaatatatggTTATAACAAAAAAACGTGTCTAATGCTAAGATCTACATAAATAGAGCTTACTTTGACTATTTATAAACTGCCTTGTACAAGTGGTAGTACTGATATTTAATCGAAAATGGGTGGGTTTTGAGTATGGAATACCTTGACGAAGTATCTGAAGTTGGACGGCAGTACCAGGAGGTGCGGAGTGGCCGGCAGCTGCGCATGCGCGGCCCACAGCGCGGCGTCCGCGGACAGAGAGGTCGGCCACAGCGGGTAGTAGCACTGCTGGGCCAGTATGTGACTCGCGAGCCGAGCCAGCTTGTCACCTCCCGAGCCTCTGCAAGTAATGAGGAATTACAACTATGTTACGATCTATTTTGGACAACTTTTTTATAAGCGTTTTTAGCAATAGTAACTTCCAAAATCCAAAAAGaaggggttatgattttagcagtctatgtatgtaggtatgtaggtttgtactaatgtgtgttccaccgtagcgcctaaactactgagccgattttgatgaatgaggtgtcaatcgattcgctATTATGATCCaggtgacataagctatattttatatgtcttagtaataggatcctgTTGGCATCCTGCGCgtatggaacccaaaaaattgATTGAACAGAATGTAACTCACAGCGAAATCTCCTCCTGGCTGATATGCATGAGTACGTCAGTACTGGTGACGCCTACGAACACTCCATTGATGTTCAAAGTGCTGGGATCTGGCAGGaagtgtatgtttgtgtgtttcTTGCGACTGCTGTACGATGGAGTGGGGTAGATGTTTGTATGGAATGCATCCTTTTGGCTCGACACTATGTACATTTTTGTGAAGGGGCTGCAAAGGTATTATAAaaggaaattaaaattttgaagtCAGAAAAATCTTGCGGTAATTTCCGGTAATATAGCCCTCTACTCTATGCTCCCATCCTGCAGActatcggtttttttttaaataaaaaatagcaagaAAACgtgcaggtgggtcacctgatgctaagtgatgacggccgcccatgaacattcgcagcatcagaggaaccgccaatgctttaccggcctttcaggaataaTCCCGTGTTGTTATTCgttaaaatgcgaaagtgtgtgtctgtctgtctgctagcttttcacggcctaacagtttaaccgctgttaacaaaatttggtacagcgttagcttacatcgcagggaaggatataggctacttatctcggaaaatctcaaagagttcccgctggattcttaaaggtccatccgtttaacacatttgtatgaaaggtacaaaggtagcttgcatcccggaaattaccataggcaacattttatcccggaaaatcaaagagttctcaagggattttcaaaacacctaaatccacgcgggcgaagtcgtcgGCATCATATAGTGGTACATTTATGTAGTATGTACTAGTCTAGTCCTCACCTTGTCGTAGCGATTTCTGCTAAATTATCCATCAGTTTGTCAAAGAAGGACTTGTATGTCTCCGCCATGGAGTTGTCCTTCACTTTGGCGTGATCGCTGTCAATGAAAGGGCCCGTCATGATGAGCACGTGTGGTTTATGCGTGCCTACATATGTGATCAGGTCCTTAAGGGGTTCGTATGTCATGTTGTTTGATGTGGTGTACGGGCCAGCTGATATTACTATTGACATTGTACCTTTAACAAAGAATTAAGAATAGCTAGGTACTTCgtttttttacctgactacggcaaagccaaaagggttatgattttagcagtctttgtatgtatgtttgtatcagattctgtgtgttccaccgtagcgcctaaattactgtcTGTTGCGACACAAAGTCCCCGCGCAGGTTCACGCCTGTCATGACAACCACTAGGCCGGAAAACAACGACTATTAACTTACACTATACAATCTAAATATAAAGCCTGGCGTCGACTACAGAAGAAACGTGTCGAATCGAAGCTCGTCGCTAATGGACGCAGTTTCTAAGGAGGCGACTTTCTGCGATTCCATTCGACTCGGCTCGGCGAGCCTAGTGGACGCGGGCCTTAACTCACCTTTGAGCGTGTTCATCATGTCAGCCTGTGGGTCGGGTATGGGTCGTGCGGCGTCGCAGTAGATCTGTTGCGGCACAAATTTGTCCCCGCGCGGGTTCACGCCTCTCATCACCACCACTTGGCCCGGAAACAACGAGTATTGCGAGACACTGCAAAGCAAACATGTTCCCAGAATGTTAGACttttaaggtgaacgcacacttatccgagccgaacgcgtcgaatgagtcgaacgaaacgaattttcaattcaattcccaATTATTGGCTTTTAGTTGTGCCAGCTGGGCACAGACTGTTTCGCCAGTGTCACGTTTATGAAGAAGGCAGTGAGAGCTGTTGTAcagttgaattttgaatatctacaaaataatttttttttggtggtaGTTATAATTCTATATGAAATCTTATGTAACCTCGTGCGCTTCCGATTCGGACAATTCGACGCGGGTAAGTGTACGAGGTTTCATGTAGACACGTAGGTtcatacagaattctaaaattagTTTCGTTCGACTcattcgacgcgttcggctggGATAAGTGAGCGTTCAcctttattgaaatattttaatgaggGTAGATATAAGTTTATGGAACCAC encodes the following:
- the LOC123875029 gene encoding DNA polymerase alpha subunit B isoform X2 — its product is MARPPLYNNEVLSNYMSDAPKRVKLEQTDQGSNQIELHPATYSPNVDRSGKYSSRTNQGSVVHSYGDEKLLAAISNPTSANDLLELNISQVRNDDGDLYTKAMFGFELLHEKASTFDNHIRYISQCIMKKNAFTESSSVRHKTLTEVVVAGRIECDADARLNSKSVVLQGTWDESLSLAVPVDLDSVSQYSLFPGQVVVMRGVNPRGDKFVPQQIYCDAARPIPDPQADMMNTLKGTMSIVISAGPYTTSNNMTYEPLKDLITYVGTHKPHVLIMTGPFIDSDHAKVKDNSMAETYKSFFDKLMDNLAEIATTSPFTKMYIVSSQKDAFHTNIYPTPSYSSRKKHTNIHFLPDPSTLNINGVFVGVTSTDVLMHISQEEISLGSGGDKLARLASHILAQQCYYPLWPTSLSADAALWAAHAQLPATPHLLVLPSNFRYFVKEVNGCVVVNPEHLTKGVGGGTFARILITPDTNKPISIAAQIVRI